tttattttaatttttttatgatattaaataCCATTCCTCGTCGGAGTGTTAAATACAACTTTATCACTTTAACCCATCTGTGGCATTTAGGACTGCTATTTCTGTTTATTTCAGCCTTTAAAGCAGAGTGGAAGTTATATCTGAGCAGCTGCCAGGACGTTATTATATGGTACGATAGGAAAAATATCTGAGCATTTAAGAGGCCTCTGTAGCAACCTGTAGCTCAAGTAGATTTTGGCCTTTAGAGAGGCTAATTTAACTCTGTTACTGGACTTACCTGTgtgcttttttgttttgttctgtgttcatgatattttatttattcgtCGAGTTGCAGTTCTAGCGCAATTCTTGTCAGTCAAccttctatttcttttatgtCCGCCACAGAGTCAGTATTGTGCTGATCTGTGCATTCATTATGTAACTTAGTCCTGTGCATATCTTGCTTGAGCCCTGCATTTCGATAGCCTTGTTAGAATCCTATTATCATGCACCTAAATCACATCCTTGAAGGATAAGGTTGAAGGCATAACCTTTCAACCCCTGGTGGCAGCTAATTTTACTTCTGGTTTTGGTTACAAACCAGTTATTTAATTCAAGGGGTACCTTATAATGTGTACGATAGTAACCGACTTGTTTGTTCCTACCTTGCAGCTAAGAAACCTCTTGTGGGCAACTTCTAAGCATGACGTATACCTTATGCAAAACTACTCAGTAATGCACTGGTCCTCATCGCTTCGGAGAGGCAAAGAAGTACTCAATGTAGCTAAACAAATCGTTCCCACCGTGGTATGTGATCATTGGACAGACTGAGGGTGCTTAAAGTTTTGCTTTGATTAAAATGTAGTTACTTATAATGGGATCTCTTGAACAGAAACGCCCTGGAGTCTCGTCCCAGTCATTGTCCAGAGTGCAGATAAGTACAATGACAGTAAAGGAGAACTTAATCGTGGCGGGTGGTTTTCAAGGGGAACTAATTTGCAAGGTGTGGAGATTTTTGTAAACTGTCTACTAATCAATGGGGTTTACAGTCTCTAATTTGCTGTTCCTTCATGGTGCAGTACGTGAATAATCCTGGAGTTGCATTTTGCACCAAAATGACAacagaagaaaatgcaattaCAAATGCTGTTGATATCTTTCAAACTCCAGAGTAAGTTTCATTCCCTCAAGGGCGTTAAGGAGGTCCATCTTTTTCATTGCCTCAGGGCATACGCCTTATGgtgcccttttcttttcagtgGTGCAACAAGGATTGTCGCTGCAAATAATGATGCAAAAATTAGGATTTACGATGCTAAGACATTTACTTGCCTCAACGGCTTCATGTTTCGCTGGTCTGTAAATGTAAGTGATGCAAACTCGAACGTCGTAAAACGTTTGATGATTCAttatttgctttctttctcGTCTTGATTTGGCCTTTCTTGTTTCTACAGAGCACCGCTGTTAGTCCTAATGGGAAGATGCTTGCAGTGCTTGGGGACAGTACAGAGTGTCTGCTTGCAGATGCTAACTCTGGCAAAGTAAGTATTTTTACAtcagctaattaaggggttggagagtcgtgatttctaacatacTCTTCTCTTGATATGTTAAATTTGTGAACGTTTAATGATATTCTATTCCGTTGCGCAACAGGTGATAGAGAGCCTGAAAGGGCACTTGGATTACTCTTTTGCTTCTGCATGGCACCCTGATGGGCACATTTTGGCAACTGGTAACCAAGATACCACCTGCAGGCTGTGGGACATAAGGAATACGTCCAAGTCTCTAGCTGTGCTCAAGGGAAGAATGGGATCAATCAGATGTGTAAAATTCAGCTCCGATGGCAAATTCCTGTCGACTGCAGAGCCTGCAGATTTCGTCCACATCTATGAAAGTCGCACAGGTTATGAACAAGCACAAGAAATTGATCTGTTTGGGGAAATTGCTGGAATATCCTTCAGTCCCGACACGGAAGCTCTGTTTGTTGGCATCGCTGATCGAATATACGGTAGCGTATTAGAGTTCAACAAACGACATCATAACAAGTACATAGATTCCATGTTCTAGTTAGAAGAAATATGTATTTAAGTTGTTGCCGTTGTTTGAAGTGTTCAATTGAGAGAGTAAAGGGCAGCATAAGCATTGGCATTGTCTGGAAAAGACTTCACCAATGTCCTGAAACTAGAAAGAGGTCTGCCTGAAGGTTTCCCTTTTAGCTATACTTTGGGCGTGCTGTTGAAGCTCATCGCATTTAGACCTCCGTTTCTTTTGTTGCTGCCTTTATTCTCTTGGGTTGTAATGAATATGGTCAGTCCATTTTCAACAGATTGATTCAATTCATGTATTTACTCAAATCTTCTTGTAtagcttctttcttttgtgtaATGTGTGTAAAGATGAATACCCACATGTTGTTCTTAGTTTGTATATACCCCAACTTCAAATCTTCCACTTCTCGGTTCTAACATTGGAGATCCATGGATCACATACCATATCTTTTGTCTCTGAGACCGTCTTTCCTTCTCGATGTTTGGGTACCTATAcaattcattcttttttatctttgtATGACTCAATCTTAACgaaaaaattgagatttttCCATGTGAACGCATGGTTTGATTTTTCCATGTGAACGCATGGTTTGTCATGTTATGagaattgatttttctttttgaatccATGAAAACTTTAAAGTGAAAGTTGTGGGTTTTGAGCCCATCGATTTTGACAATAAAGACCGCCTAtgaagggagaggtttccacactcgtAACAGTGAgcttgtttccctctccaaaggatctcacaaatagGATAATATCCGTTAacagtgagcttgagttgttataaatgatattagagtccgACACTGGACAGTGTGCCACATCAATTGGGGAGGGAGGGAAACGAGTGCTGGATTTcgaaaggggtgaattgtgagatcccacatgacACTAGTTGATTGGGCTGGATNtatatatatatatatatatatatatatatatatatatataatacatacaatttttttaactttacgTGAAAACCTTTATCTAATAAACGCCTTTTATAATCATGAAGCGATGGCCTTAGACTCTAACAGTTAGTGTTAGAGCCAAAAACCGAACAACCGAACATTTTCTcccaaattataaattatttaaatatattttattgcaCGAATAATGACATAATACACCTCATTTTCTCTAATTATTTAAAGgttggaattaaattaaaacaatattatcctacaaaaataaaataaaataaattatttggaagTGAGCACATTAAGAAAGGGAGCAAcgtaattttatgttttttttttttaaaaaggtttgAATGATTTGTGCTTGGCGTAGATAGCAAGGagtttttatttggatttttgttctttgttattattgaaaaaaaaaacaaacaaataaaattagtgaTAAGGGTGGAATCAAGGCTCGACACGTGGTAGGGACCTGCCTGAAGCTCGTTCTGGTGAAGGTCGAGCAACACTAAGATCGAAATCGACCTAATACGAGCTTTGCTGTTTGACCCGTCTGAATCTTAAGATAATATTACTAAATCAAAACCCATTTTCTACTAGGTACGAAAGTTTTTAAACTTCGCTCATAAGGAGGTGAGAGCATAATCTcgtaaaaatgaataaatatttaattaatttactatatatatatatatatttatttatttatttttaaatgtaaaaattcCAAGGAGGAAGTGGCGTGAAGAATTGTTATAATATCAAATCCGCCGTGAAGATGACCCACCAACCAATACTTTCaacctttcatttttaatatttttctcttttttttaattaactttttttaatcgaACCATAACTTCGggataattatatatatatatatatataatgatgGGCACATTTTGGCAACTGGTAACCAAGATACCACCTGCAGGCTGTGGGACATAAGGAATACGTCCAAGTCTCTAGCTGTGCTCAAGGGAAGAATGGGATCAATCAGATGTGTAAAATTCAGCTCCGATGGCAAATTCCTGTCGACTGCAGAGCCTGCAGATTTCGTCCACATCTATGAAAGTCGCACAGGTTATGAACAAGCACAAGAAATTGATCTGTTTGGGGAAATTGCTGGAATATCCTTCAGTCCCGACACGGAAGCTCTGTTTGTTGGCATCGCTGATCGAATATACGGTAGCGTATTAGAGTTCAACAAACGACATCATAACAAGTACATAGATTCCATGTTCTAGTTAGAAGAAATATGTATTTAAGTTGTTGCCGTTGTTTGAAGTGTTCAATTGAGAGAGTAAAGGGCAGCATAAGCATTGGCATTGTCTGGAAAAGACTTCACCAATGTCCTGAAACTAGAAAGAGGTCTGCCTGAAGGTTTCCCTTTTAGCTATACTTTGGGCGTGCTGTTGAAGCTCATCGCATTTAGACCTCCGTTTCTTTTGTTGCTGCCTTTATTCTCTTGGGTTGTAATGAATATGGTCAGTCCATTTTCAACAGATTGATTCAATTCATGTATTTACTCAAATCTTCTTGTAtagcttctttcttttgtgtaATGTGTGTAAAGATGAATACCCACATGTTGTTCTTAGTTTGTATATACCCCAACTTCAAATCTTCCACTTCTCGGTTCTAACATTGGAGATCCATGGATCACATACCATATCTTTTGTCTCTGAGACCGTCTTTCCTTCTCGATGTTTGGGTACCTATAcaattcattcttttttatctttgtATGACTCAATCTTAACgaaaaaattgagatttttCCATGTGAACGCATGGTTTGATTTTTCCATGTGAACGCATGGTTTGTCATGTTATGagaattgatttttctttttgaatccATGAAAACTTTAAAGTGAAAGTTGTGGGTTTTGAGCCCATCGATTTTGACAATAAAGACCGCCTAtgaagggagaggtttccacactcgtAACAGTGAgcttgtttccctctccaaaggatctcacaaatagGATAATATCCGTTAacagtgagcttgagttgttataaatgatattagagtccgACACTGGACAGTGTGCCACATCAATTGGGGAGGGAGGGAAACGAGTGCTGGATTTcgaaaggggtgaattgtgagatcccacatgacACTAGTTGATTGGGCTGGATTTcgaaaggggtgaattgtgagatcccacatgacACTAGTTGATTGGATTGTGAGAGACAAGTGTCAACATGACACTAGTTGATTGGATTGTGAGAGACAAGTGTCAACGAGAACACTAGGTCCcgtatcgattggagaagggactCAACGAGGACAatcttattattaaaataataataaataaataaatgttttttggtttattaaaaagaaattgccTGAATAAACattggaatattttaaaaaatatttgtccTTGGAATTACATgcgaatattatatatatataataattaaccGGGGAACTCAAAATTTGGAGTGAGATTTTGTGAGGATAGGGTGAGTGGTTTACACGTCAGATTTGACGTGTCTCATTTGGAGTTTGTTCTTCAAGAATTGATTCTCCAAAATCAATTGGGCCCACACGTCcacttcattttcattttgggcCGCTTATAAGGCCCACTTCCCCCCCCCTTATTTCGGATCTGACCGCGCACTTTCCACCCCTCCCACTCCACAAGCCAAGTATCAAACCTCCCTCttaaatttacatttatatatatatatatatatatatatatatatatatatataatacatacaatttttttaactttacgTGAAAACCTTTATCTAATAAACGCCTTTTATAATCATGAAGCGATGGCCTTAGACTCTAACAGTTAGTGTTAGAGCCAAAAACCGAACAACCGAACATTTTCTcccaaattataaattatttaaatatattttattgcaCGAATAATGACATAATACACCTCATTTTCTCTAATTATTTAAAGgttggaattaaattaaaacaatattatcctacaaaaataaaataaaataaattatttggaagTGAGCACATTAAGAAAGGGAGCAAcgtaattttatgttttttttttttaaaaaggtttgAATGATTTGTGCTTGGCGTAGATAGCAAGGagtttttatttggatttttgttctttgttattattgaaaaaaaaaacaaacaaataaaattagtgaTAAGGGTGGAATCAAGGCTCGACACGTGGTAGGGACCTGCCTGAAGCTCGTTCTGGTGAAGGTCGAGCAACACTAAGATCGAAATCGACCTAATACGAGCTTTGCTGTTTGACCCGTCTGAATCTTAAGATAATATTACTAAATCAAAACCCATTTTCTACTAGGTACGAAAGTTTTTAAACTTCGCTCATAAGGAGGTGAGAGCATAATCTcgtaaaaatgaataaatatttaattaatttactatatatatatatatatttatttatttatttttaaatgtaaaaattcCAAGGAGGAAGTGGCGTGAAGAATTGTTATAATATCAAATCCGCCGTGAAGATGACCCACCAACCAATACTTTCaacctttcatttttaatatttttctcttttttttaattaactttttttaatcgaACCATAACTTCGggataattatatatatatatatatatatatatataccacttgtcacaattgcacttttGATAGTCGACGGTGA
The nucleotide sequence above comes from Cucurbita pepo subsp. pepo cultivar mu-cu-16 chromosome LG11, ASM280686v2, whole genome shotgun sequence. Encoded proteins:
- the LOC111805728 gene encoding uncharacterized WD repeat-containing protein C2A9.03-like isoform X4; this translates as MLRNLLWATSKHDVYLMQNYSVMHWSSSLRRGKEVLNVAKQIVPTVKRPGVSSQSLSRVQISTMTVKENLIVAGGFQGELICKYVNNPGVAFCTKMTTEENAITNAVDIFQTPDGATRIVAANNDAKIRIYDAKTFTCLNGFMFRWSVNSTAVSPNGKMLAVLGDSTECLLADANSGKVIESLKGHLDYSFASAWHPDGHILATGNQDTTCRLWDIRNTSKSLAVLKGRMGSIRCVKFSSDGKFLSTAEPADFVHIYESRTGYEQAQEIDLFGEIAGISFSPDTEALFVGIADRIYGSVLEFNKRHHNKYIDSMF
- the LOC111805728 gene encoding uncharacterized WD repeat-containing protein C2A9.03-like isoform X3; its protein translation is MCTIVTDLFVPTLQLRNLLWATSKHDVYLMQNYSVMHWSSSLRRGKEVLNVAKQIVPTVKRPGVSSQSLSRVQISTMTVKENLIVAGGFQGELICKYVNNPGVAFCTKMTTEENAITNAVDIFQTPDGATRIVAANNDAKIRIYDAKTFTCLNGFMFRWSVNSTAVSPNGKMLAVLGDSTECLLADANSGKVIESLKGHLDYSFASAWHPDGHILATGNQDTTCRLWDIRNTSKSLAVLKGRMGSIRCVKFSSDGKFLSTAEPADFVHIYESRTGYEQAQEIDLFGEIAGISFSPDTEALFVGIADRIYGSVLEFNKRHHNKYIDSMF
- the LOC111805728 gene encoding uncharacterized WD repeat-containing protein C2A9.03-like isoform X2: MEQFQNDDLAYIVDDYFEVGDFDDGQFFSDDDFHTDQSTEHIDSDFEDDIDTSTPRTDTSALDARNGKDIQGIPWERFTFTRENYRENRLSQYKNYESLPPISRDELEKECLRVEKGNKFYDFQFNTRLVKSTIVHFQLRNLLWATSKHDVYLMQNYSVMHWSSSLRRGKEVLNVAKQIVPTVKRPGVSSQSLSRVQISTMTVKENLIVAGGFQGELICKYVNNPGVAFCTKMTTEENAITNAVDIFQTPDGATRIVAANNDAKIRIYDAKTFTCLNGFMFRWSVNSTAVSPNGKMLAVLGDSTECLLADANSGKVIESLKGHLDYSFASAWHPDGHILATGNQDTTCRLWDIRNTSKSLAVLKGRMGSIRCVKFSSDGKFLSTAEPADFVHIYESRTGYEQAQEIDLFGEIAGISFSPDTEALFVGIADRIYGSVLEFNKRHHNKYIDSMF
- the LOC111805728 gene encoding uncharacterized WD repeat-containing protein C2A9.03-like isoform X1, with translation MEQFQNDDLAYIVDDYFEVGDFDDGQFFSDDDFHTDQSTEHIDSDFEDDIDTSTPRTDTSALDARNGKDIQGIPWERFTFTRENYRENRLSQYKNYESLPPISRDELEKECLRVEKGNKFYDFQFNTRLVKSTIVHFQLRNLLWATSKHDVYLMQNYSVMHWSSSLRRGKEVLNVAKQIVPTVKRPGVSSQSLSRVQISTMTVKENLIVAGGFQGELICKYVNNPGVAFCTKMTTEENAITNAVDIFQTPDGATRIVAANNDAKIRIYDAKTFTCLNGFMFRWSVNSTAVSPNGKMLAVLGDSTECLLADANSGKVIESLKGHLDYSFASAWHPDGHILATGNQDTTCRLWDIRNTSKSLAVLKGRMGSIRCVKFSSDGKFLSTAEPADFVHIYESRTGYEQAQEIDLFGEIAGISFSPDTEALFVGIADRIYGSVLEFNKRHHNKYIDSMF